The following proteins are co-located in the Nerophis ophidion isolate RoL-2023_Sa linkage group LG04, RoL_Noph_v1.0, whole genome shotgun sequence genome:
- the LOC133551798 gene encoding TLC domain-containing protein 5-like gives MAVLQVLCSLIGWSGLYVAFCRVSPQRGPEWNCRMVTLSHGVVIVLLTAYVIFVDGPWPLTHAGTENTRLQIRALSVCLGYFLFDIGWCVRFGTEGRVMLAHHAASIAGILLALLTGASACETCAVIFGSELTNPLLQTRWFLRRTGLYDSLLGDAVDLLFIFLFATVRVGVGGAMFYHELTSPRTAAVMKLGGVVMYGLAWVFMADIARFGYKKSRVRYKQWREKHKEVNMEGKHLAAD, from the exons ATGGCAGTGCTGCAGGTGCTGTGCAGTCTGATTGGCTGGTCGGGTCTCTACGTGGCGTTCTGCAGGGTCTCTCCTCAACGGGGGCCCGAGTGGAACTGCCGCATGGTCACGCTGTCCCACGGTGTGGTCATCGTCCTGCTGACGGCGTACGTCATCTTCGTAGACGGACCCTGGCCTCTCACGCACGCAG GAACAGAAAACACGCGCCTACAGATTCGGGCCTTGTCCGTCTGCCTCGGCTACTTCCTTTTCGACATTGGCTGGTGTGTGCGCTTCGGCACGGAGGGCAGGGTGATGCTGGCCCACCACGCTGCCAGCATCGCGGGGATCCTACTGGCGCTGCTGACGGGGGCGTCGGCCTGCGAGACCTGCGCCGTGATCTTCGGCAGCGAGCTCACCAACCCACTGCTGCAGACCCGCTGGTTCCTGCGCCGCACGGGCCTGTACGACAGCCTGCTGGGCGACGCCGTGGACCTGCTCTTCATCTTCCTATTCGCCACCGTCCGCGTAGGCGTGGGCGGCGCCATGTTCTACCACGAGTTGACCTCGCCGAGAACGGCGGCGGTCATGAAGTTAGGCGGCGTGGTCATGTACGGACTGGCATGGGTGTTCATGGCAGACATCGCCAGATTTGGCTACAAAAAGAGTCGGGTTCGGTATAAGCAGTGGCGGGAAAAGCACAAAGAAGTCAATATGGAGGGGAAACATTTGGCAGCGGACTAA